TTTTGGGTTTACAGCGCTAATGGGAACGATGGTGAATGCCACCGCAGGTGTAACAGCTCTATGCTTAGGCAGCACGATCGCTTGGTCTGGGTATCCAAATGTCTGGCTAACTTGGTGGGTGTCCAATGTGACAGGTATTTTTGTTTTAACGCCAGCTCTCTTAAGTTGGAGTGAGATTACCCGCTACAAACTAATCTACTTCTATCGCAAAACCAATCTTCTACATTGCTTAGAAGCATTGGTGATGTTAGTCATTGTGCTAATAATTTCTCAAATTGCTTTTGTTGGTATTTATCCCATTGAGTATCTGATTATTCCCTGTCTGGTATGGGTAACTTTCCGTTTTGGTCATTTTGCCGCTACTAATTTGATCCTACTGATTGCTATAATTGCTATTTTTGGCACACTCCAAGGCTCAGGGGTATTTGCAAGAGTCAATATTAATGAATCCTTACTATTATTACAAAGTTTTATTGTCGCTACTGTTTCATTTACATTAATTTTGTCAGGAACGATAGATGAACAGCGTCGCAATAGCAATCATTTGAAAAAAGCCCAAATAGAACTACTTCAGAAATCACAACTTCTTACTAAAAGGAATCAGGAACTTACCCAAGCTAAACAATTAGCCGAATCAGCCAACCGTTCAAAGAGCCATTTTTTGACTAGTATGAGTCATGAGTTACGCACTCCTCTCAATGCAATTATTGGTGTCACTCAATTGCTTCAGGAGGAAGAGAGTAATTTACCGCAACAAAAAGAAGATTTACAGATTATTTATAATTCAGGATTCCATTTACTTGCTTTAATTGAAGATATTCTTGACATTTCTAAAATTGAAGCTGGTAAAATGGAAATCCAACCAATGGATTGTCAATTGTCACAACTATTGCAGGGAGTGAGTGAGGGTTTTCGAGTTTTAGCGAATAAAAAAGGTATAGATTTAATTTGTGAGTTTGCACCCGATCTACCCCAGATCGTACATACAGATGTCAAGAGACTGCGGCAGATTCTCTTTAATTTGCTAGGTAATGCATTGAAATTTACCAATAAAGGATCAGTGACTTTTGCAGTCAGCAAAATGACCAATCAAGAGTTGATTTCTGATCTTGCCACTTCTGTTCATAGTACTATTACCTGCTCTTCACATTGCATCTCGACTACATCTGAAATTGTATATGTGCTATTTGCGATCGCCGATACAGGCATAGGGATTGACTCGGAAAAACTGAACAAAATCTTTTTACCCTTTGAGCAGGTGGGCGAACATAAGTTTAAATCTCAAGGTACAGGCTTAGGGTTAGCCATCAGTCAAAAAATTGCTCAGTTTCTGGGTGGGGAAATTAGTGTAACTAGTGAATTAGGTGTAGGTAGTTGTTTTAGTTTACGATTACCATTTGAAGCCATTGATCCTCCCCATTATGGTGAAGTTG
This genomic stretch from Pseudanabaena galeata CCNP1313 harbors:
- a CDS encoding MASE1 domain-containing protein — protein: MLRISVIFRQHKSIRKTCINCLGIAIVAAGYYGLAEICRRIASPPQDVTPVWFPDGFASAAILLFGDRLLLGVFIGSFLANIWAFLKTDTTLHLLQSIAQVMIIAIGTTTGIGLGSYLLRRAIGQESPLRNFRNVAQFFGFTALMGTMVNATAGVTALCLGSTIAWSGYPNVWLTWWVSNVTGIFVLTPALLSWSEITRYKLIYFYRKTNLLHCLEALVMLVIVLIISQIAFVGIYPIEYLIIPCLVWVTFRFGHFAATNLILLIAIIAIFGTLQGSGVFARVNINESLLLLQSFIVATVSFTLILSGTIDEQRRNSNHLKKAQIELLQKSQLLTKRNQELTQAKQLAESANRSKSHFLTSMSHELRTPLNAIIGVTQLLQEEESNLPQQKEDLQIIYNSGFHLLALIEDILDISKIEAGKMEIQPMDCQLSQLLQGVSEGFRVLANKKGIDLICEFAPDLPQIVHTDVKRLRQILFNLLGNALKFTNKGSVTFAVSKMTNQELISDLATSVHSTITCSSHCISTTSEIVYVLFAIADTGIGIDSEKLNKIFLPFEQVGEHKFKSQGTGLGLAISQKIAQFLGGEISVTSELGVGSCFSLRLPFEAIDPPHYGEVENDDSSAYLKSSNSAQTINSYHGFDSKL